The Halictus rubicundus isolate RS-2024b chromosome 3, iyHalRubi1_principal, whole genome shotgun sequence genome includes a region encoding these proteins:
- the Etf-qo gene encoding electron transfer flavoprotein-ubiquinone oxidoreductase isoform X1 has product MARAIIKSSSRLQRLQWIFQRAYSQEQFPKITTHYTVVPRETDPRWKDVNMERYVDETDILIVGGGPAGLSAAIQARKLAEKHGKELRVTVVEKAATIGGHILSGACLDPIALNELFPNWKELGAPLNTPVTHDKFAILTEKGRISVPILKGMPMYNHGNYIVRLGHVVAWLGLQAEAAGVELYPGYAASEVLYHEDGSVKGIATNDVGIAKDGSPKDIFERGMELHAKCTIFAEGCHGHLTKQVSKKLNLRKDCEPQTYGIGLKEVWEIDPKNHKPGTVEHTVGWPLKRDTYGGTFLYHLNEDTPLIAIGFVVGLDYSNPYLHPFKEFQRFKHHPSIKSVLQGGKRIAYGARALVEGGLQAIPKLQFPGGCLVGCTAGFLNVPKVKGTHNAMKSGMLAAESVIEAIIDAENNPSPTKGLEPKSYTNKIENSWIYKELKAVRNVRPSFHTSLGLYGGMMYSGFSMLIGGREPWTLSHGGPDYKRLKPASECTPIDYPKPDNEISFDLLSSVALTGTNHEADQPPHLTLADDTVPINRNLAVFAGPEGRFCPAGVYEFVPLESGEGERLQINAQNCIHCKTCDIKDPSQNINWVVPEGGGGPAYNGM; this is encoded by the exons ATGGCACGAGCAATAATTAAGTCGTCAAGTAGGC TACAGAGGTTGCAATGGATTTTTCAAAGGGCCTATTCGCAAGAACAGTTTCCAAAAATCACCACCCATTATACGGTTGTACCCAGAGAAACCGATCCAAGATGGAAAG ATGTAAACATGGAAAGATACGTAGATGAAACGGATATCTTAATTGTTGGCGGTGGACCTGCTGGACTATCAGCTGCTATTCAAGCTCGTAAACTAGCCGAGAAACATGGGAAAGAGCTTAGGGTTACTGTTGTTGAAAAGGCTGCCACTATTGGAGGTCATATTCTCAGTGGAGCATGTTTGGATCCAATTGCTTTAAACGAACTCTTCCCAAACTGGAAAGAATTGGGTGCACCATTAAATACTCCTGTTACACACGATAAATTTGCAATACTTACAGAAAAAGGCAGAATATCAGTACCGATTTTAAAAGGAATGCCAATGTACAATCATGGAAACTATATTGTTAG atTGGGCCATGTTGTAGCTTGGCTTGGACTACAAGCTGAAGCTGCAGGAGTAGAATTATATCCTGGCTATGCTGCGTCAGAAGTACTTTATCACGAAGACGGATCTGTTAAAGGAATAGCTACAAATGATGTTGGCATTGCTAAAGATGGTTCCCCAAAGGATATCTTTGAACGGGGAATGGAACTGCATGCAAAGTGTACAATCTTTGCAGAGGGTTGCCACGGGCACCTTACAAAACAagtttcaaagaaattgaatCTTAGAAAAGATTGTGAACCTCAGACTTATGGTATAGGATTGAAAGAg GTCTGGGAAATTGATCCAAAAAATCATAAACCTGGTACCGTCGAACACACAGTTGGTTGGCCACTTAAAAGAGACACTTACGGCGGTACTTTCTTATACCATCTTAATGAAGACACACCTCTTATTGCTATAGGTTTTGTTGTAGGGCTAGATTATTCGAACCCTTATTTACATCCATTCAAAGAATTTCAGAGGTTTAAGCATCATCCTAGTATTAAATCTGTACTTCAAGGAGGAAAACG aatagCGTATGGTGCAAGAGCTTTAGTCGAAGGAGGTTTACAAGCTATTCCCAAGCTTCAGTTTCCTGGTGGTTGTCTAGTTGGTTGCACAGCAGGATTCCTCAACGTTCCGAAAGTTAAAGGAACCCATAATGCAATGAAAAGTGGAATGCTCGCAGCAGAGAGTGTTATAGAAGCCATTATCGATGCAGAAAACAATCCTTCGCCTACCAAAGGTTTAGAACCAAAATCTTACACTAACAAAATAGAGAATAGTTGGATTTATAAAGAGTTGAAAGCTGTTAGGAATGTGAGACCAAGTTTCCATACAAGTCTTGGACTTTATGGAGGCATGATGTATTCCGGATTTTCTATGTTAATTGGTGGAAGAGAGCCATGGACTCTGTCCCATGGAG GTCCAGACTACAAGAGATTGAAACCGGCATCCGAATGTACACCAATCGACTATCCAAAACCTGATAACGAAATATCATTCGATTTATTGTCTTCGGTAGCACTTACTGGCACGAATCATGAAGCTGATCAGCCACCTCATCTTACTTTGGCCGATGATACTGTACcaataaatagaaatttagCTGTTTTTGCTGGACCAGAAGGTCGATTTTGTCCTGCTG
- the Etf-qo gene encoding electron transfer flavoprotein-ubiquinone oxidoreductase isoform X2 → MERYVDETDILIVGGGPAGLSAAIQARKLAEKHGKELRVTVVEKAATIGGHILSGACLDPIALNELFPNWKELGAPLNTPVTHDKFAILTEKGRISVPILKGMPMYNHGNYIVRLGHVVAWLGLQAEAAGVELYPGYAASEVLYHEDGSVKGIATNDVGIAKDGSPKDIFERGMELHAKCTIFAEGCHGHLTKQVSKKLNLRKDCEPQTYGIGLKEVWEIDPKNHKPGTVEHTVGWPLKRDTYGGTFLYHLNEDTPLIAIGFVVGLDYSNPYLHPFKEFQRFKHHPSIKSVLQGGKRIAYGARALVEGGLQAIPKLQFPGGCLVGCTAGFLNVPKVKGTHNAMKSGMLAAESVIEAIIDAENNPSPTKGLEPKSYTNKIENSWIYKELKAVRNVRPSFHTSLGLYGGMMYSGFSMLIGGREPWTLSHGGPDYKRLKPASECTPIDYPKPDNEISFDLLSSVALTGTNHEADQPPHLTLADDTVPINRNLAVFAGPEGRFCPAGVYEFVPLESGEGERLQINAQNCIHCKTCDIKDPSQNINWVVPEGGGGPAYNGM, encoded by the exons ATGGAAAGATACGTAGATGAAACGGATATCTTAATTGTTGGCGGTGGACCTGCTGGACTATCAGCTGCTATTCAAGCTCGTAAACTAGCCGAGAAACATGGGAAAGAGCTTAGGGTTACTGTTGTTGAAAAGGCTGCCACTATTGGAGGTCATATTCTCAGTGGAGCATGTTTGGATCCAATTGCTTTAAACGAACTCTTCCCAAACTGGAAAGAATTGGGTGCACCATTAAATACTCCTGTTACACACGATAAATTTGCAATACTTACAGAAAAAGGCAGAATATCAGTACCGATTTTAAAAGGAATGCCAATGTACAATCATGGAAACTATATTGTTAG atTGGGCCATGTTGTAGCTTGGCTTGGACTACAAGCTGAAGCTGCAGGAGTAGAATTATATCCTGGCTATGCTGCGTCAGAAGTACTTTATCACGAAGACGGATCTGTTAAAGGAATAGCTACAAATGATGTTGGCATTGCTAAAGATGGTTCCCCAAAGGATATCTTTGAACGGGGAATGGAACTGCATGCAAAGTGTACAATCTTTGCAGAGGGTTGCCACGGGCACCTTACAAAACAagtttcaaagaaattgaatCTTAGAAAAGATTGTGAACCTCAGACTTATGGTATAGGATTGAAAGAg GTCTGGGAAATTGATCCAAAAAATCATAAACCTGGTACCGTCGAACACACAGTTGGTTGGCCACTTAAAAGAGACACTTACGGCGGTACTTTCTTATACCATCTTAATGAAGACACACCTCTTATTGCTATAGGTTTTGTTGTAGGGCTAGATTATTCGAACCCTTATTTACATCCATTCAAAGAATTTCAGAGGTTTAAGCATCATCCTAGTATTAAATCTGTACTTCAAGGAGGAAAACG aatagCGTATGGTGCAAGAGCTTTAGTCGAAGGAGGTTTACAAGCTATTCCCAAGCTTCAGTTTCCTGGTGGTTGTCTAGTTGGTTGCACAGCAGGATTCCTCAACGTTCCGAAAGTTAAAGGAACCCATAATGCAATGAAAAGTGGAATGCTCGCAGCAGAGAGTGTTATAGAAGCCATTATCGATGCAGAAAACAATCCTTCGCCTACCAAAGGTTTAGAACCAAAATCTTACACTAACAAAATAGAGAATAGTTGGATTTATAAAGAGTTGAAAGCTGTTAGGAATGTGAGACCAAGTTTCCATACAAGTCTTGGACTTTATGGAGGCATGATGTATTCCGGATTTTCTATGTTAATTGGTGGAAGAGAGCCATGGACTCTGTCCCATGGAG GTCCAGACTACAAGAGATTGAAACCGGCATCCGAATGTACACCAATCGACTATCCAAAACCTGATAACGAAATATCATTCGATTTATTGTCTTCGGTAGCACTTACTGGCACGAATCATGAAGCTGATCAGCCACCTCATCTTACTTTGGCCGATGATACTGTACcaataaatagaaatttagCTGTTTTTGCTGGACCAGAAGGTCGATTTTGTCCTGCTG
- the LOC143352403 gene encoding uncharacterized protein LOC143352403, which translates to MSQNITIHLIMCGIGIIIGISACIFFFVIHGNPEVGFWSILSGIIAAVCFHLHWVKGNGTLGRWHSKTTLNYLNFIGFLTALSAFAALIWYLFLTFYYHIPIEPLSTSTVIASVYAMICSKWGILLTYHSHKYELIIQEEHAPILTESIA; encoded by the exons atgtcacaaaataTTACGATACATTTAATAATGTGTGGCATCGGCATAATTATAGGCATATCAGCCTGTATCTTCTTTTTCGTTATACACGGAAATCCTGAGGTTGGATTTTGGTCAATCCTATCAG GTATAATAGCTGCAGTTTGTTTTCATTTACATTGGGTCAAAGGAAACGGAACTTTAGGAAGATGGCACTCGAAAACCACATTGaactatttaaattttattggttTTCTGACTGCTCTCAGTGCTTTTGCAGCACTGATTTGGTACCTCTTCCTTACATTTTATTATCATATCc CCATTGAACCACTTTCTACGAGTACAGTAATAGCATCAGTTTATGCTATGATTTGTAGTAAATGGGGTATTTTATTAACATATCATTCGCATAAGTACGAGCTAATTATTCAGGAAGAGCATGCACCAATACTGACAGAAAGTATTGCCTAA
- the Pex11ab gene encoding peroxisomal biogenesis factor 11ab, which produces MERIVKLNEQTAGRDRLIRLLQYGSRAYWYYAQNVRATQHSAEIIRSLEYTLSSFRKLLRLGRCLDSIYGALKMMKHPDMALKVILMTSKFANALFLFADHIIWIGRVGLHKVNIEKWSKTANKYWLISIIMNLVRDIREIINILEREGKNAFVNTSKLSLNTWKQYETLLPIKNHKKVVMDTVKNGCDLLIPLTALGYTKLSPGTIGLCGVISSFVGLYTIIYPLYKLTPS; this is translated from the exons ATGGAGAGAATTGTAAAGCTAAATGAACAAACGGCAGGCAGAGATAGACTTATCAG ATTGCTTCAATATGGAAGTCGTGCTTATTGGTATTATGCTCAGAACGTTCGTGCAACACAACATTCTGCAGAAATTATAAGAAGTTTGGAGTATACCTTAAGTTCATTTAGAAAAT TATTACGCCTCGGACGATGTTTGGATAGTATATACGGTGCCCTAAAAATGATGAAACATCCAGATATGGCTTTAAAAGTCATTTTAATGACATCCAAATTTGCTAATGCTCTATTTCTATTTGCAGACCACATCATTTGGATTGGTCGTGTGGGATTACACAAAGTAAATATAGAAAAGTGGAGTAAAACAGCTAATAAATATTGGTTAATAAGTATTATTATGAATCTTGTAAGAGATATTCGTGAAATTATTAACATTTTGGAACGTGAGGGGAAGAATGCATTTGTGAACACATCAAAACTTTCATTGAATACTTGGAAACAATATGAAACGTTGTTGCCAATAAAAAATCACAAAAAAGTTGTAATGGACACTGTTAAAAATGGATGTGATTTACTAATTCCATTGACAGCATTAGGTTATACTAAACTTTCTCCTGGAACAATAGGTTTATGTGGTGTTATATCTTCGTTTGTAGGACTTTATACAATAATTTATCCATTATATAAATTAACACCGTCGTAA
- the Arl6ip1 gene encoding ADP-ribosylation factor-like 6 interacting protein 1, translated as MTDSATIEREQHMKQLKRRMECWREVILPMNSILLWERSWYPGLIFGITSTIFFLIWMLEPAFLTIVSVSLLVLALIDYLVPPMTSFLCTANGWTGQKEKKLNEICQNLSGTILQLQDLWVSMLQTRNNRPNFYYAGIITCLIICTWIGSTINNLLLFYIAVNAILLLPGLRHNGRAMSAITFVREHLYHSKKS; from the exons ATGACCGACAGTGCGACGATAGAAAGG GAACAGCACATGAAACAATTAAAGCGCAGAATGGAATGTTGGCGTGAAGTAATACTTCCAATGAACTCCATTCTATTATGGGAACGATCGTGGTATCCTGGACTTATATTTGGAATAACAAGCACAATATTCTT TTTAATATGGATGTTGGAACCTGCTTTCCTTACAATAGTATCTGTATCCCTTCTTGTGTTAGCCTTGATCGATTATCTTGTACCACCTATGACATCATTTTTATGCACTGCTAATGGTTGGACAGgtcaaaaagagaaaaagctGAATGAGATTTGCCAAAATCTGTCTGGAACAATTTTACAGCTTCAAGACCTGTGGGTGTCAATGTTACAAACTCGAAATAATCGTCCCAATTTT TATTATGCAGGAATAATAACTTGCCTCATTATTTGTACATGGATTGGGAGTACGATCAACAATTTACTTCTGTTTTACATTGCAG TGAATGCAATTTTGCTTCTGCCGGGACTCAGACATAATGGACGTGCAATGTCAGCAATAACATTTGTACGTGAACATCTCTATCATTCTAAAAAATCataa
- the LOC143352401 gene encoding ubiquitin-conjugating enzyme E2 S — MAAVSSKSNVENLSPQIIRRVAKEMSELAAQPPEGIRVILNEEDVTDIQAIIEGPSGTPYAGGFFRVKLALGKDFPQGPPKAFFLTKIFHPNVAKNGEICVNTLKKDWKSDLGIKHILLTVKCLLIVPNAESALNEEAGRLLLERYDDYSERAKMMTEIHAQGGGKGSKAGLESCASSEVGGPLPKKHAGDKKLSAEKKKKLKDKKRTLKRL; from the exons atggCTGCTGTAAGTTCT AAATCAAATGTCGAAAACCTATCCCCACAAATTATCCGACGGGTAGCCAAGGAAATGAGCGAATTAGCTGCACAACCACCCGAGGGTATTCGTGTTATTTTAAATGAAGAAGATGTAACGGATATCCAAGCTATTATCGAAGGACCCT CTGGGACACCATACGCAGGTGGTTTCTTTAGAGTAAAACTAGCTCTTGGCAAAGATTTCCCCCAAGGACCACCAAAGGCTTTCTTCCTTACAAAGATCTTTCATCCAAACGTTGCGAAAAATGGAGAAATATGTGTCAATACATTAAAGAAGGATTGGAAATCAGATCTCGGAATTAAACATATATTACTA aCTGTAAAGTGTCTCTTAATAGTGCCAAATGCAGAATCTGCTTTAAACGAAGAAGCAGGTAGATTACTTTTAGAAAGGTACGATGATTACTCTGAGCGAGCAAAGATGATGACAGAGATACATGCACAG GGAGGTGGAAAGGGCAGCAAAGCGGGTCTGGAAAGTTGTGCTTCCTCTGAAGTCGGAGGACCTCTCCCAAAAAAGCATGCGGGGGATAAAAAACTATcagcggaaaagaaaaaaaagttaaaagatAAGAAAAGGACACTAAAGAGATTATAA
- the Ref1 gene encoding RNA and export factor binding protein 1 isoform X2 — protein MKMVDKIEMSLDDIIKQNKGTRPRGGGSRRGRGAGNSPRRGARRTQRIGGGVMRGRSRGGITRSSLPYTRGDVNSAWKHDMFDGVKKVGRSAIGSTGTTKLLVSNLDFGVSDSDIQELFSEFGPLKSAAVHYDRSGRSLGSADVIFERRADAIKAMKQYNGVPLDGREMNIQVATSEIPVTSIRGGPRLTGSNFTQRPQSRFRGNRGAGPIRGRGTGRRGGRGGSRQVVKTPTAEELDAELEAYVKE, from the exons ATGAAGATGGTGGATAAGATAGAAATGAGTCTGGACGACATTATCAAGCAAAATAAAGGGACTAGACCACGCGGCGGCGGTAGCAGGCGCGGAAGAGGTGCCGGTAACTCACCTCGTAGAGGAGCACGCAGAACTCAAAGAATTGGAGGTGGCGTCATGCGGGGACGCAGTCGTGGTGGCATTACACGAAGTTCCCTTCCGTACACACGG GGTGATGTAAACAGTGCATGGAAGCATGACATGTTCGATGGAGTAAAAAAGGTTGGCCGAAGTGCGATAGGTAGCACAGGAACAACCAAGCTTCTTGTATCCAATTTGGACTTTGGCGTATCAGATTCAGATATTCAG GAATTATTTAGTGAATTTGGTCCTTTGAAATCAGCTGCAGTACATTATGATAGGTCAGGTCGATCTTTGGGATCTGCGGATGTTATATTTGAAAGAAGAGCAGATGCTATTAAAGCAATGAAACAGTACAACGGTGTACCCTTAGATG GTCGTGAAATGAACATACAAGTTGCTACCTCTGAAATACCAGTCACATCTATCCGTGGAGGCCCGAGACTTACCGGCAGTAATTTTACACAGAGACCTCAGTCCCGCTTTAGGGGTAATCGTGGAGCAGGACCCATCAGAG GACGTGGAACCGGTCGACGTGGTGGCAGAGGAGGCAGTCGGCAAGTAGTGAAAACTCCCACTGCTGAAGAACTAGATGCCGAATTGGAAGCTTATGTAAAAGAA TAA
- the Ref1 gene encoding RNA and export factor binding protein 1 isoform X1: MKMVDKIEMSLDDIIKQNKGTRPRGGGSRRGRGAGNSPRRGARRTQRIGGGVMRGRSRGGITRSSLPYTRGDVNSAWKHDMFDGVKKVGRSAIGSTGTTKLLVSNLDFGVSDSDIQELFSEFGPLKSAAVHYDRSGRSLGSADVIFERRADAIKAMKQYNGVPLDGREMNIQVATSEIPVTSIRGGPRLTGSNFTQRPQSRFRGNRGAGPIRGRGTGRRGGRGGSRQVVKTPTAEELDAELEAYVKEVK; the protein is encoded by the exons ATGAAGATGGTGGATAAGATAGAAATGAGTCTGGACGACATTATCAAGCAAAATAAAGGGACTAGACCACGCGGCGGCGGTAGCAGGCGCGGAAGAGGTGCCGGTAACTCACCTCGTAGAGGAGCACGCAGAACTCAAAGAATTGGAGGTGGCGTCATGCGGGGACGCAGTCGTGGTGGCATTACACGAAGTTCCCTTCCGTACACACGG GGTGATGTAAACAGTGCATGGAAGCATGACATGTTCGATGGAGTAAAAAAGGTTGGCCGAAGTGCGATAGGTAGCACAGGAACAACCAAGCTTCTTGTATCCAATTTGGACTTTGGCGTATCAGATTCAGATATTCAG GAATTATTTAGTGAATTTGGTCCTTTGAAATCAGCTGCAGTACATTATGATAGGTCAGGTCGATCTTTGGGATCTGCGGATGTTATATTTGAAAGAAGAGCAGATGCTATTAAAGCAATGAAACAGTACAACGGTGTACCCTTAGATG GTCGTGAAATGAACATACAAGTTGCTACCTCTGAAATACCAGTCACATCTATCCGTGGAGGCCCGAGACTTACCGGCAGTAATTTTACACAGAGACCTCAGTCCCGCTTTAGGGGTAATCGTGGAGCAGGACCCATCAGAG GACGTGGAACCGGTCGACGTGGTGGCAGAGGAGGCAGTCGGCAAGTAGTGAAAACTCCCACTGCTGAAGAACTAGATGCCGAATTGGAAGCTTATGTAAAAGAAGTAAAGTAA